Proteins encoded by one window of Bradyrhizobium sp. B097:
- the pcaB gene encoding 3-carboxy-cis,cis-muconate cycloisomerase, translated as MSAFPTSTTVLDSVLFRDAFGTSAMREVFSDLRLLQRYAEVEVALAKAEARCGVIPAEAAEEIARRTDVAAFDFDLLRQETDIVGYPILPLVHQMAKQCGEAGRYVHWGATTQDIMDTAVVLQLRDGLAIIEDDIAALRGILADLSKRYRDTPMAGRTHLQQALPVTFGYKTAIWLAAFDRHAARLAELKPRVLVGQFAGAAGTLASLGDKGFEVQKALCEELGLGVPVSTWHVARDGLAEAVNFLALVTGTLGKIALDIMIMASTEFGEVYEPFVKGRGASSTMPQKRNPISSELMLAASKAVRQHAGLMLDAMVQDFERATGPWHAEWMAIPESFVLTAGALRQARFALGGLIVDEKRMAGNLDISRGLIVAEAVMMGLAPAIGRQEAHDVVYDACRVANDRGLTLAEALAADDRVASRIDRATIDRLTAPKNYLGLAPEMVDRVLTSVKR; from the coding sequence ATGTCCGCCTTCCCGACCTCGACCACCGTGCTCGATTCCGTGCTGTTTCGCGATGCCTTCGGCACAAGCGCGATGCGCGAGGTGTTTTCCGACCTGCGGCTGCTGCAACGCTATGCCGAGGTCGAAGTTGCGCTCGCCAAGGCCGAAGCGCGCTGCGGCGTGATCCCTGCGGAAGCGGCCGAGGAGATCGCAAGGCGCACCGATGTCGCCGCGTTCGATTTCGACCTGCTGCGGCAAGAAACCGACATCGTCGGCTACCCGATCCTGCCGCTGGTGCACCAGATGGCCAAGCAGTGCGGCGAGGCCGGCCGCTACGTCCACTGGGGCGCCACCACGCAGGACATCATGGACACCGCCGTGGTGCTGCAGCTGCGCGACGGCCTTGCGATCATCGAGGATGACATCGCCGCGCTGCGCGGCATTCTTGCCGATCTCTCGAAACGATACCGCGACACGCCGATGGCCGGCCGCACCCATCTGCAGCAGGCGCTGCCGGTGACCTTCGGCTACAAGACCGCGATCTGGCTCGCCGCCTTCGATCGCCACGCCGCGCGGCTGGCCGAGCTGAAGCCGCGCGTGCTGGTCGGCCAGTTCGCCGGCGCCGCCGGCACGCTGGCCTCGCTGGGTGACAAGGGCTTCGAGGTCCAGAAGGCGCTGTGCGAGGAGCTCGGGCTCGGCGTTCCCGTCTCGACCTGGCATGTCGCGCGCGACGGGTTGGCGGAAGCGGTGAACTTCCTCGCGCTGGTCACGGGAACGCTCGGCAAGATCGCGCTCGACATCATGATCATGGCGTCGACCGAGTTCGGTGAGGTCTACGAACCCTTCGTGAAGGGACGCGGTGCCTCCTCGACCATGCCGCAGAAGCGCAACCCGATTTCGTCGGAGCTGATGCTCGCCGCTTCCAAGGCGGTGCGCCAGCATGCCGGTTTGATGCTGGACGCGATGGTGCAGGATTTCGAACGCGCCACCGGCCCGTGGCACGCCGAATGGATGGCGATCCCGGAAAGTTTCGTCCTGACCGCAGGCGCGCTGCGCCAGGCCAGGTTCGCACTTGGCGGCCTGATCGTCGACGAGAAGCGGATGGCCGGCAATCTCGACATCAGCCGCGGGTTGATCGTTGCCGAAGCCGTGATGATGGGCCTTGCGCCCGCGATCGGCCGGCAGGAGGCCCATGATGTGGTCTACGACGCCTGCCGTGTCGCCAACGACAGAGGTCTGACGCTGGCCGAGGCGCTGGCAGCGGATGATCGCGTCGCGAGCCGGATCGATCGGGCGACGATTGACCGCCTCACCGCGCCGAAAAACTATCTCGGCCTCGCGCCCGAGATGGTCGACCGGGTGCTGACGTCAGTGAAGCGGTAA
- a CDS encoding carboxymuconolactone decarboxylase family protein: MVDISDLHARGLRRRQKMFGEVDVAKRMAAAGDFGTPLQNIINAYVYGDVWERSGLSDQIRSLVMLGITAASSKPTEFRVHAKGALANGCTAAQVQDVLLLVAMYCGIPAAIETSKIAAEVFGEAPAEG; the protein is encoded by the coding sequence ATGGTGGACATCAGCGATCTCCATGCCCGCGGGCTGCGCCGGCGCCAGAAGATGTTCGGCGAGGTCGATGTCGCCAAGCGGATGGCGGCTGCGGGCGATTTTGGCACGCCGCTGCAAAACATCATCAATGCTTATGTCTATGGGGACGTCTGGGAGCGCAGCGGGCTGTCCGACCAGATTCGCAGCCTCGTGATGCTCGGCATCACCGCGGCGAGCAGCAAGCCGACCGAGTTCCGCGTCCATGCCAAGGGCGCGCTGGCCAATGGCTGCACCGCCGCGCAGGTGCAGGACGTGCTGCTGCTGGTCGCGATGTATTGCGGCATTCCGGCCGCGATCGAGACCAGCAAGATCGCAGCCGAGGTGTTCGGCGAGGCGCCCGCGGAGGGGTAG
- a CDS encoding tripartite tricarboxylate transporter substrate-binding protein, producing MKLRLGLLVVLLAALPTLPAFAADDFPQRPIKIIVPFPAGAGPDNVARLVGQHLQDAFGQTVLIENRAGALGSIGAQEVARSAPDGYTLLMGTNTTHASNVATLKSLPYDPVKDFAPVIRTTTTAMVLLVNPKLAVKDLPQFLSYAKATPNLTAGYGSGASQISIAQLQSRGGLSLIAASYRGVPQAMTDVMAGVIDLTFGDFSVAIPQMQGGTLRGIAVTSATRNELTPSLPALSEAMPGFEATIWYGLFAPAGTPEPVVNKIYAECAKYLAMPETRKKLADVGVMVAPLTPAEFGAFVKSEVVRWSAEVKAAGIQPQ from the coding sequence ATGAAGTTACGGCTGGGGCTGCTCGTCGTCCTGCTCGCGGCGCTTCCGACCCTGCCGGCTTTCGCGGCGGACGATTTCCCGCAACGGCCGATCAAGATCATCGTGCCGTTTCCGGCCGGCGCCGGCCCCGACAATGTCGCGCGGCTGGTCGGCCAGCATCTGCAGGACGCGTTCGGCCAGACCGTGCTGATCGAGAACCGCGCCGGCGCGCTCGGCAGCATCGGTGCCCAGGAAGTCGCCCGCAGCGCGCCCGACGGCTACACGCTGTTGATGGGCACCAACACCACCCATGCCAGCAATGTCGCAACGCTCAAGAGCCTGCCCTACGACCCGGTGAAGGATTTCGCGCCGGTGATCCGCACCACCACCACGGCGATGGTGCTGCTGGTCAACCCCAAGCTTGCGGTCAAGGACCTGCCGCAGTTCCTCTCCTACGCCAAAGCCACCCCCAATCTGACCGCGGGCTACGGCTCCGGCGCATCGCAGATCTCGATCGCGCAGCTGCAGTCGCGCGGCGGCCTGTCGCTGATCGCGGCGTCCTACCGCGGCGTGCCGCAGGCGATGACCGACGTGATGGCCGGCGTCATCGACCTGACCTTCGGCGATTTCTCGGTCGCGATCCCGCAGATGCAGGGCGGCACCTTGCGCGGGATCGCCGTGACATCGGCGACCCGCAACGAACTGACGCCCAGCCTGCCTGCGCTCTCGGAAGCGATGCCCGGCTTCGAGGCCACCATCTGGTACGGGCTGTTCGCACCCGCCGGCACGCCGGAACCGGTGGTCAACAAGATCTACGCCGAGTGCGCCAAATACCTCGCGATGCCGGAGACCAGGAAGAAGCTCGCCGATGTCGGCGTGATGGTGGCGCCGCTGACGCCGGCCGAGTTCGGCGCCTTCGTCAAGAGCGAGGTCGTGCGCTGGTCGGCGGAGGTGAAGGCGGCCGGCATCCAGCCGCAATAG
- a CDS encoding NAD(P)-dependent oxidoreductase, protein MARQAPVGMIGLGLMGSALSARLIDAGIGVIGFDVDAAKTDGLRASGAEFAAFAADVAARCRTIVIAVYDAAQVTGLLPDLANAAPPPLVICTTTCAPDEITAIAEFAARSRLSLIEAPISGTSAEVRAGTATALVAGDRDVIAAAAATLDILCPQRIHVGAIGHASRTKLAINLILQNNRAALAEGIAFAESLDLDGATFLATARQSAAYSAVMDSKGPKMLARDFAPQSHIVQTLKDAELILQEAGRHGLPLPLTSAQAELLRKAIALQGPDSDSAAVIEAIRAGRDQDRDHS, encoded by the coding sequence ATGGCTCGCCAAGCACCTGTCGGCATGATTGGCCTGGGGCTGATGGGATCAGCGCTTTCCGCGCGGCTGATCGATGCCGGAATCGGGGTGATCGGCTTCGACGTCGACGCGGCGAAGACGGATGGGCTGCGGGCCAGCGGCGCCGAGTTCGCGGCCTTCGCCGCCGACGTGGCGGCGCGGTGCCGGACCATCGTCATTGCCGTGTACGACGCGGCCCAGGTCACGGGCTTGCTGCCGGACCTCGCGAACGCCGCGCCGCCGCCGCTCGTCATCTGCACCACGACCTGCGCGCCGGACGAGATCACGGCGATCGCCGAATTCGCCGCGCGCTCGCGCCTCTCCTTGATCGAAGCGCCGATCTCGGGCACCAGCGCCGAGGTGCGCGCGGGCACGGCCACTGCGCTGGTCGCCGGCGATCGCGACGTGATCGCAGCCGCCGCCGCGACGCTCGACATCCTCTGCCCGCAGCGCATCCATGTCGGCGCGATCGGCCATGCCAGCCGCACCAAGCTCGCCATCAACCTGATCCTGCAGAACAACCGCGCCGCGCTCGCCGAAGGCATCGCGTTTGCTGAGAGCCTCGACCTCGACGGCGCGACGTTTCTTGCGACGGCACGGCAATCGGCGGCATATTCCGCCGTGATGGACAGCAAGGGACCGAAGATGCTGGCGCGGGATTTCGCGCCGCAATCGCATATCGTGCAGACCTTGAAGGACGCCGAGCTGATCCTGCAGGAGGCCGGCCGGCACGGCCTGCCTCTGCCGCTGACCTCAGCGCAGGCCGAGCTGCTGCGCAAGGCGATCGCGCTGCAAGGCCCGGACAGCGACAGCGCCGCGGTCATCGAGGCGATCCGTGCCGGACGCGACCAGGACAGGGACCACTCATGA
- a CDS encoding Gfo/Idh/MocA family oxidoreductase, giving the protein MINCAIAGLGRWGRALVEAAQSEPRLRIVSAVEPDMSAAASFCAAHGLSPAASLEAVLADPAIDAVLLATPHSLHRSQVIAAAAAGKQVFCEKPLALRRSDAAEMFAACRNADVLLAVGHNRRFWPSMQALRAIVAGGELGTILHVEGHNSNENSQGITQGWRLSPEESPGGGLTGAGLHVLDGFVSLLGPARQVYARLSERAAGPPPLDTATLAIEFVNGVSATLATVRATPFYWRVHVFGTKGSAEVLDEETMVLRKPGEAPATTRYPTVNTLTAELSAFADAVERRQPFPVPETDVLATLAAFEAALQSMQSGHPVACHMAYQ; this is encoded by the coding sequence ATGATCAATTGTGCGATCGCGGGCCTCGGCCGCTGGGGCCGCGCGCTGGTCGAGGCTGCGCAGAGCGAGCCGCGGCTGAGGATCGTCAGCGCGGTGGAACCCGACATGAGCGCCGCCGCGAGCTTTTGCGCGGCACATGGCCTGTCCCCCGCGGCCAGCCTCGAGGCCGTGCTGGCCGACCCCGCCATCGATGCCGTGCTGCTGGCAACACCGCATTCGCTGCACAGGAGCCAGGTGATCGCGGCCGCCGCGGCTGGTAAGCAGGTGTTTTGCGAGAAACCGCTGGCGCTGAGGCGCAGCGATGCGGCCGAGATGTTCGCGGCCTGCCGCAACGCCGACGTGCTGCTCGCGGTCGGGCATAACCGCCGGTTCTGGCCGTCGATGCAGGCACTCCGCGCGATTGTCGCCGGCGGCGAGCTCGGTACGATCCTGCATGTCGAGGGCCACAACAGCAACGAGAACTCGCAAGGCATCACGCAGGGCTGGCGGCTGTCGCCCGAGGAGTCGCCGGGCGGCGGGCTGACCGGCGCGGGGCTGCATGTGCTCGACGGCTTCGTCAGCCTCCTTGGTCCTGCCCGTCAGGTCTATGCCCGGTTGAGTGAACGCGCGGCCGGGCCGCCGCCGCTCGACACTGCAACTTTAGCGATTGAATTTGTGAATGGCGTGAGTGCAACCCTTGCTACGGTCCGCGCAACACCGTTCTATTGGCGCGTGCATGTGTTCGGGACGAAGGGATCCGCAGAGGTGCTCGACGAGGAGACGATGGTGCTACGGAAACCCGGCGAGGCGCCCGCGACGACGCGCTATCCGACGGTCAACACGCTCACCGCGGAACTTTCGGCCTTTGCCGACGCGGTCGAACGCAGGCAGCCGTTCCCGGTGCCCGAAACAGATGTGCTGGCAACGCTCGCCGCGTTCGAAGCCGCGTTGCAGTCGATGCAGTCTGGACATCCGGTTGCCTGCCATATGGCATACCAGTGA
- a CDS encoding GntR family transcriptional regulator: protein MSEQPERARSSRYRDIATGLQKDIRLGTYAVGNLLPTETELMASYQASRQTVREALRILIDQGLIVRRAGLGSVVIASEPPVLFTHSVKSLGEWLRYSNETYRDVVGNSDIVADRKLAALLKCEPGKSWFLIEAVRRSDQFAAPLGWTEIYVLRRFADVVTRSDHGRTPVHEQIAKMYGQVTERAQMEIFVRGMPAPIAKALGVKTGSPALTVVRRYYGLREELFEVTITTHPEGRYTYTMDMQRSLRPKL from the coding sequence ATGTCTGAACAACCGGAGAGGGCGAGATCGTCCCGCTACCGCGACATCGCCACCGGGCTGCAGAAGGACATCCGTCTCGGCACCTACGCGGTCGGCAATCTGCTGCCGACCGAAACCGAGTTGATGGCGAGCTATCAGGCAAGCCGCCAGACCGTGCGCGAGGCGCTGCGCATCCTGATCGACCAGGGCCTTATCGTACGCCGCGCCGGCCTCGGTTCGGTGGTGATCGCCTCCGAGCCGCCGGTGCTGTTCACCCACAGCGTCAAGTCGCTCGGCGAGTGGCTGCGCTATTCCAACGAGACCTATCGCGACGTGGTTGGCAACAGCGACATCGTCGCCGACCGCAAGCTCGCTGCGCTCCTGAAATGCGAGCCCGGCAAGAGCTGGTTCCTGATCGAGGCCGTGCGCCGCTCCGACCAGTTCGCCGCGCCGCTCGGCTGGACCGAGATCTACGTGCTGCGCCGGTTCGCCGATGTCGTGACCCGCAGCGACCACGGCCGCACCCCGGTGCATGAGCAGATCGCCAAGATGTACGGCCAGGTCACCGAGCGCGCGCAGATGGAAATCTTCGTGCGGGGCATGCCGGCGCCGATCGCCAAGGCACTCGGCGTCAAGACCGGATCGCCGGCGCTCACCGTGGTACGCCGCTACTACGGCCTGCGCGAGGAACTGTTCGAGGTCACCATCACCACGCACCCGGAAGGGCGCTACACCTACACGATGGATATGCAGCGCTCGCTGCGGCCGAAACTCTAG
- a CDS encoding serine hydrolase: MHLKRLAVSILSGVLLVATALSGAARAEGAADPVWLTRQWQTTTPEEQGMDSAALARLVNFGAAHSFDSLLTARHGRIVLDAYYAPYTPEIPHLMNSVTKAVTGTLVAMLLRDNLLDSLDHRMVDFFAERTIADLDDRKRAITIQTMLDMTSGMAWTEGVEGGRPDSLIEWGRSPDAIQFILDRPMAKAPGEAFYYNTGNPQLLAAIVNKLTGVSARDYAVTKLFRPLGIAAPYWHSIGPGLTQGGGGLLLAPRDAAKIGLLYLHDGEWEGQRLLPSGWVDRIRHATTEMHASFDPSLHYANFFWVMPKQQAFMAVGDRCQLIMIFPALDIVTVVTARDYCSFGRMADDISGAVKSDTALPVNSAGGNQLAAALRDSATEKPSAVGPVSETAAAISGKTWRFPANGLNLRALTLYLTDPSPRYELETATPDAARPVVKLAGPIGLDGTYRLGQPTPLGVMALKGTWQTGETFAIDLRLVGGDTDRRWLLTFDGGKARLSGKDRFGHDVQVDAEAQGAQ, from the coding sequence ATGCATCTCAAACGACTGGCCGTATCGATCCTGAGCGGAGTGCTGCTCGTAGCCACGGCTTTGTCAGGCGCAGCCCGCGCAGAAGGGGCCGCCGATCCGGTGTGGCTCACCCGGCAGTGGCAGACGACGACGCCGGAAGAGCAGGGGATGGATTCCGCCGCGCTGGCGCGGCTCGTCAACTTTGGCGCGGCTCACAGTTTCGATAGCCTCTTGACCGCGCGTCATGGCCGGATCGTGCTCGACGCTTACTATGCGCCGTACACGCCGGAGATCCCGCATCTGATGAATTCCGTCACCAAAGCGGTGACCGGCACGCTGGTCGCGATGCTGCTCAGGGACAATTTGCTCGACAGCCTCGACCACCGCATGGTGGATTTCTTTGCCGAGCGCACCATCGCCGATCTGGATGACCGCAAGCGGGCGATCACGATCCAGACCATGCTCGACATGACCTCGGGGATGGCCTGGACGGAGGGCGTCGAAGGCGGCAGGCCGGACTCGCTGATCGAATGGGGGCGCAGCCCCGATGCGATCCAGTTCATCCTGGACCGTCCGATGGCGAAGGCGCCGGGCGAGGCGTTCTACTACAACACCGGCAATCCGCAACTGCTGGCCGCGATCGTCAACAAGCTCACCGGCGTGAGCGCACGTGACTATGCCGTGACGAAACTGTTTCGTCCGCTCGGGATTGCCGCGCCGTACTGGCACAGCATCGGGCCGGGGCTGACGCAAGGCGGCGGCGGGCTTCTGCTCGCGCCGCGCGACGCCGCCAAGATCGGGCTGCTCTATCTGCATGACGGCGAATGGGAGGGGCAGCGGCTGCTGCCGTCCGGCTGGGTCGATCGCATCAGGCACGCGACGACAGAGATGCACGCCTCGTTCGATCCGTCCCTGCACTACGCCAATTTCTTCTGGGTGATGCCGAAGCAGCAGGCCTTCATGGCGGTCGGCGACCGCTGCCAGCTGATCATGATCTTTCCCGCGCTCGACATCGTCACGGTCGTGACCGCGCGCGACTACTGCTCATTCGGCAGGATGGCCGACGACATTTCCGGCGCCGTCAAGTCCGACACGGCGCTGCCGGTGAACTCCGCCGGCGGCAATCAGCTTGCCGCGGCGCTGCGCGATAGCGCGACGGAAAAGCCGTCGGCGGTCGGTCCCGTGTCCGAGACCGCGGCGGCCATCTCGGGCAAGACCTGGCGCTTCCCGGCCAACGGTCTCAATCTACGGGCGCTGACGCTGTATCTGACCGATCCGTCGCCGCGCTACGAGCTGGAAACAGCGACGCCGGATGCGGCGAGGCCGGTGGTCAAATTGGCCGGACCGATCGGGCTCGACGGCACCTATCGTCTCGGCCAGCCAACGCCGCTCGGCGTGATGGCGCTGAAGGGGACGTGGCAGACCGGTGAGACGTTTGCGATCGACCTGCGTCTGGTCGGCGGCGATACCGACCGCAGATGGCTGCTCACGTTCGACGGCGGCAAGGCCAGGCTCAGCGGCAAGGATCGCTTCGGCCACGATGTGCAAGTCGATGCGGAAGCGCAGGGCGCGCAATAA
- a CDS encoding cyclic nucleotide-binding domain-containing protein has protein sequence MTLIDGLGYLASALVLLTFCMSTMLSLRAVAIFSNLAFISYGLGDRIYPVLILHIILLPLNVVLLFQMVRLLRKARRAAATDLSPSWLQPFMRPKHVKAGETIFRKGDDADLLYMVVSGDVRFPEIDRGVSAGELFGEIGLFSLERRRTQTALAATDVDLLWISDGALRKLCERNPGLSLYFLRLTATRMTENAARAIRVAAATPNPA, from the coding sequence ATGACGCTGATTGATGGCTTGGGTTACCTGGCGTCGGCTCTTGTGTTGCTGACGTTCTGCATGAGCACGATGTTGAGCCTGCGCGCCGTCGCGATATTCAGCAATCTGGCGTTCATCAGCTATGGATTGGGCGACCGGATCTACCCGGTGCTCATCCTGCACATCATCCTGCTGCCGCTGAACGTGGTATTGCTGTTCCAGATGGTTCGGCTGCTTCGCAAGGCCAGGCGCGCTGCCGCGACGGACCTCTCTCCGAGCTGGCTGCAACCGTTCATGCGGCCGAAACACGTCAAGGCGGGAGAAACGATCTTCAGGAAAGGCGACGACGCTGACCTGCTCTACATGGTCGTATCGGGCGATGTCAGGTTTCCCGAGATCGATCGCGGGGTTTCGGCGGGCGAATTGTTCGGAGAGATTGGGCTGTTCTCACTCGAACGGCGCCGCACGCAGACGGCGCTGGCAGCAACCGATGTGGATTTGCTGTGGATCAGCGACGGCGCACTGCGAAAGCTGTGCGAACGCAATCCGGGACTGTCGCTGTATTTCCTGCGGCTGACGGCGACCCGGATGACGGAAAATGCAGCGCGCGCAATCAGGGTTGCCGCGGCGACGCCCAATCCGGCGTAA
- a CDS encoding ATP-grasp domain-containing protein, translated as MKHFRILVLMHPDCVPPDSSDGYSAREINEWKTEYDVVSTLRAAGHEVRPLGVQEEIKPVRDEIEGFKPHVVFTLLEEFHYDVVYDQHIASYLELMKIPYTGCNPRGLILARGKDLSKTLVHHRRIPVPAFAVFPMRRKVKRPPRLALPLIVKSLSSDGSLGISQASIVDTDEKLAERVAFIHERIGTAAIAEQFIEGRELYVGVIGNNRLRVLPVWELKFGSMGGPAARQIATEKVKHDTSYQERIGIADGPAEDLTPELSAHIQRLAKRIYRTLGLDGYARIDFRLSTNGVPYFIEANPNPEIAKSQEFATAAGHDGLDYPVLLNRILTLGISRAKAGVSLG; from the coding sequence ATGAAACACTTTCGCATTCTGGTGCTGATGCACCCGGACTGTGTGCCGCCGGACTCCAGCGACGGGTACTCCGCGCGGGAAATCAACGAGTGGAAAACCGAATACGACGTGGTGAGTACCCTGCGCGCCGCCGGCCATGAGGTTCGTCCGCTCGGCGTGCAGGAGGAAATCAAGCCGGTGCGCGACGAGATCGAGGGCTTCAAGCCGCACGTGGTGTTCACGCTGCTGGAGGAGTTTCACTACGACGTCGTGTATGACCAGCACATCGCGAGCTATCTCGAGCTGATGAAGATCCCCTATACCGGGTGCAATCCGCGCGGCCTGATCCTGGCGCGCGGCAAGGATCTGTCCAAGACGCTGGTGCATCACCGCCGCATCCCGGTGCCGGCTTTCGCCGTGTTCCCGATGCGCCGCAAGGTCAAGCGGCCGCCGCGGCTTGCGCTGCCGCTGATCGTCAAGAGCCTGAGCAGCGATGGATCGCTCGGCATCTCGCAGGCGTCGATCGTCGATACCGACGAGAAGCTCGCGGAGCGTGTCGCCTTCATCCATGAGCGGATCGGAACGGCCGCGATCGCCGAGCAGTTCATCGAGGGACGCGAGCTCTATGTCGGCGTGATCGGCAACAACAGGCTGCGCGTCCTGCCGGTTTGGGAATTGAAGTTCGGCAGCATGGGCGGCCCCGCCGCGCGCCAGATCGCCACCGAAAAGGTCAAGCACGATACCAGCTATCAGGAGCGCATCGGAATTGCGGATGGGCCGGCCGAAGATCTGACGCCGGAACTATCCGCCCATATTCAACGGCTGGCGAAACGCATCTACCGGACCTTGGGGCTCGATGGCTACGCGCGCATCGACTTCCGCCTGTCCACCAATGGCGTTCCGTATTTCATTGAAGCCAATCCCAATCCCGAAATCGCCAAGAGCCAGGAGTTCGCGACAGCCGCCGGGCATGACGGACTGGACTATCCGGTTCTGTTGAATCGCATTCTGACGCTCGGAATCAGCCGCGCCAAGGCCGGCGTATCTCTGGGCTGA
- a CDS encoding putative zinc-binding metallopeptidase, which translates to MPRRKFAWEKLTDAQLLEQRLSSLRVAVEGTWLADCVSTLYEELEERGIRLRPHAWISSEWFSPADVPGIAIPFYLAHPRLMKLEKKMMLDVEGASWSECMAILRHEAGHAIQHGYQLQRRRRWQQLFGPSSQHYPRYYRPNPASRNYVQHLRLWYAQSHPDEDFAETFAVWLRPRSNWRTRYAGWPALKKLEYVDELMGEIAGNRPLLTTRERVDPLHTLKQTLGEHYKKKQAFYAFTPPKTYDRDLSKLFSADPRHRRQPPAAVFIRRHRAQIRQLVARWTGENQLTLDAVLDDMIMRCRELNLRAVGPEQKLVTNFTILLTAKTMHALFGPSRRKWIAL; encoded by the coding sequence ATGCCGCGTCGTAAATTTGCCTGGGAGAAGCTCACGGATGCGCAGTTGCTCGAGCAACGCCTCAGCAGTCTGAGGGTTGCGGTCGAAGGTACCTGGCTCGCGGATTGTGTCAGCACGCTCTACGAAGAGCTCGAAGAGCGGGGGATCCGGCTGCGGCCGCACGCATGGATCTCGAGCGAATGGTTCAGCCCGGCCGATGTGCCCGGCATCGCCATTCCGTTCTATCTCGCCCATCCCCGCCTGATGAAGCTCGAGAAGAAGATGATGCTCGACGTCGAGGGCGCCTCGTGGTCCGAGTGCATGGCCATTCTCCGCCACGAGGCGGGGCACGCCATCCAGCACGGCTACCAGCTGCAACGCCGCCGGCGCTGGCAGCAGCTGTTCGGTCCGTCGTCGCAACACTATCCGCGCTACTATCGGCCCAATCCGGCCAGCCGCAACTATGTCCAGCATCTCAGGCTCTGGTACGCGCAGAGCCATCCGGACGAGGATTTCGCCGAGACCTTCGCGGTGTGGTTGCGGCCGCGCTCGAACTGGCGGACGCGGTATGCCGGATGGCCGGCGCTGAAGAAGCTCGAATATGTCGACGAGCTGATGGGCGAGATCGCGGGCAACCGGCCGTTGCTCACGACGCGGGAGCGGGTCGATCCGCTGCATACGCTGAAGCAGACGCTGGGCGAACACTACAAGAAGAAGCAGGCGTTCTACGCCTTCACGCCGCCGAAGACCTACGACCGCGATCTGTCCAAGCTGTTTTCCGCCGATCCGCGGCATCGGCGGCAGCCGCCGGCCGCGGTCTTCATCAGGCGGCACCGCGCCCAGATCAGGCAACTGGTCGCACGGTGGACGGGCGAGAACCAGCTGACGCTCGATGCCGTGCTCGACGACATGATCATGCGCTGCCGCGAGCTCAATCTGCGTGCCGTCGGCCCCGAGCAGAAGCTGGTGACCAACTTCACCATCCTGCTGACTGCCAAGACCATGCACGCGCTGTTCGGCCCGTCGCGCCGGAAATGGATCGCGCTATGA
- a CDS encoding hydrogenase → MDDRRRLLFHGMALFLIGLLTGLIEQHFTNVRMALAAHLEGVMNGTFLLAVGAIWSEVRLPPRASAAAYWALLCGTYGNWAVTTLAAVLGTGALSPITAAGRGAAPWQETLVTTGFVSIGLAIIAASILLLWGLRGKAALAHDAR, encoded by the coding sequence ATGGATGATCGGCGGCGGCTGCTTTTTCACGGCATGGCCCTGTTCCTGATCGGGCTGTTGACCGGCCTCATCGAGCAGCACTTCACCAATGTGCGGATGGCGCTCGCGGCGCATCTCGAAGGCGTGATGAACGGCACGTTCCTGCTTGCGGTCGGCGCGATCTGGAGCGAGGTCAGGCTGCCGCCCCGCGCGAGCGCCGCAGCCTACTGGGCGCTGCTGTGCGGAACGTACGGCAACTGGGCCGTGACGACGCTCGCCGCGGTTCTCGGAACCGGCGCGTTGTCGCCGATCACTGCGGCCGGGCGTGGCGCCGCGCCGTGGCAGGAAACGCTGGTGACCACTGGATTCGTCTCGATCGGCCTCGCGATCATCGCAGCATCGATCCTGCTGTTGTGGGGGCTGCGCGGCAAGGCTGCCCTTGCCCATGACGCGAGATAG